The following proteins are encoded in a genomic region of Peromyscus eremicus chromosome 14, PerEre_H2_v1, whole genome shotgun sequence:
- the Otub2 gene encoding ubiquitin thioesterase OTUB2, translating to SYYGSNKQDKAIGWWERGGGLLCQGGIPKSWKEAEEHWDKKKQKYEDTESETSFNLISEKCDILSILRDHPENRIYQRKIQELSKRFTSIRKTKGDGNCFYRALGYAYLESLLGKSREILKFKERVLQTPNDLLAAGFEEHKFRNFFNAFYSVVELVEKDGSVSSLLKVFNDQNSSDRIVQFLRLLTSAFIRNRADFFRHFIDEEMDIKDFCTHEVEPMAMECDHVQITALSQALNIALQVEYVDEMDTALNHHVFPEAAIPSVYLLYKTSHYNILYAAEKH from the exons TCATATTATGGCTCGAACAAGCAAGATAAGGCAATAGGAtggtgggagaggggaggggggcttCTCTGCCAAGGTGGCATCCCCAAGTCATGGAAAGAGGCAGAAGAACATTGggacaaaaagaaacagaaatacgaAGACACTGAG agTGAAACATCTTTCAACCTAATATCAGAAAAATGTGACATTCTATCCATTCTTCGGGATCATCCTGAAAATAGAATTTACCAGAGGAAAATCCAG GAACTCAGCAAAAGATTTACCTCAATCCGAAAGACCAAAGGAGATGGGAACTGCTTCTACAGGGCCTTGGGATATGCCTACCTGGAGTCTTTGCTGGGCAAGAGCAGAGAGATCCTCAA GTTCAAAGAGCGTGTGCTACAGACCCCAAATGACCTTCTGGCTGCCGGCTTTGAGGAACACAAGTTCAGAAACTTCTTTAACGCT TTTTACAGTGTGGTAGAGCTGGTAGAGAAGGACGGCTCCGTGTCCAGCCTGCTGAAGGTGTTCAATGACCAAAACTCCTCGGACCGGATCGTGCAGTTCTTGCGCCTGCTCACATCGGCCTTCATTAGGAACCGAGCTGACTTCTTCCGACATTTCATTGATGAGGAGATGGACATCAAAGACTTCTGTACTCAC GAAGTGGAGCCCATGGCCATGGAGTGTGACCACGTCCAGATCACAGCTCTGTCACAGGCACTGAACATTGCTCTGCAGGTGGAGTATGTGGATGAGATGGACACGGCTCTGAACCACCACGTGTTCCCTGAGGCTGCCATCCCTTCCGTTTATCTGCTCTATAAAACATCCCACTACAACATCCTTTATGCAGCTGAAAAACACTAA